In the Bacteroides sp. genome, CAGCCGGTAATCGCTATTATGTAATGAAGCGTTCAGTTAACAAGGGGGACTTCCGTGCCAGCGGGACCAAGAAATTCAGCTTCAATAAAGAGCCCGACCCGGCATTGCTTGATTTTGCCCGCTCCGTCTACCAGAAATTAGATACCCCCTTTCTTTCGCTCGACATCCTCTTCAATGGGAAAGATTTTTTTCTGGTCGAATTCCAGGCCTTGCATTTTGGTATGAGTGTAGTGGCCAAATCCGAGGGCTTTTTCAGCGCTCTCCCCGATAAGCCCTGGACGTTTGTGGAGGAGAAACCCCATCTTGAAAACCTCTTTGCCCAGACACTGATGGACTATCTTGACATGCCCGTGCTCGAGGATGATGCCCAGGCTTTGGAAACTTCCGGGAAGGACAAGATCGATTAGCACTTCAAAACATTTTGTTACTTTTATCCCTTCCGGGAAATTGTGGTTTTTCCCGGGACTTAATTTCAGGTGATGCGCATACTGTTTATCAGGGTCATAGGCAAAAAGAAATTCGGCGGGGGCGAGCGTTGGGTGGTCAACACGGCCATTGCTCTCCGTGACCGGGGGCATCAGGTTACCGTAGCCGGTCGCAAAGGGGGTATCCTCCTGTGGGAGGCTGCCGCCAAAGAATTGGATGTCCTGCCGTTCCACCTCAATGCCCTGAACCGTCTGCTCAAAACCATTCAGCTTGCTGGGTTTATGCGTAAGCAGAAGGTCGATGTCGTGATTTGTATGAGCCGCGAACTCTCCGTGGCCGGACTGGCTGCCCGCTTTGGCGGGAAGCCCGCCGTGGTGCGCAGGGCCAGCTCACCCCCTTCCAAAAACAGCTGGAAGATCAGGCTGCGGGCACGCCTCTTTGTGGATGGGGTGGTGACCAATACCGCTACCATCCGCGATGCTTATGAAAAAATGGGGCTGGCAGAAGATGACTTTATCAAGGTCATCTACAATGGCGTCCTGATCGATGACCAGACTCCTGCTTACGACTTCTCCAAAGAATTTCCTGGACGCACCATCGCCCTTTGTGTTGGCAGGGCAGTGGCCGATAAAGGGTATTTTTACCTGGTCGATGCCTTGCCGGCCATTCAAAAGGCATGCCCCGAATTGCTGTTTTATGTCATTGGCGATGGAAAGGACCTTGACAGGCTCCGGCAATATGCCAAAGAGAAAGGGGTGGAGCATTCCATCCATTTTGCCGGATATATTCACCAGCCTGTTTCCTATTACAAGGCCTGCGATCTGTTTGTCCATCCTTCCCTCTACGAAGGGATGCCCAATGCCCCGATGGAAGCCATGGCTTATGGCAAACCGGTTATCATGACCCGCGTCGATGGAGCTGAAGAACTCAGCCAGGGTGGCCGCCACGCAGTCCTCATTCCTCCTGCAGATGCGGATGCCATCTCCAGGGAAGTAATACATGCAATGCAGCAACCTGACAAGATGCATTCGATGGGTGAAGCGGCCAAAACATTCGTCAGAGAGCAATTCGGCCGTGAGGCCCGCATAACTGAGCTGGAGCAATTCATTTTGGAGCGCCTTGAAAAGAAAAGAAGGCAGAAAAAACAAGCATAGATCCCTATGGTGGTGACCGGAATCCTGTTGAAATTTCCCTACTGGCTGGGGTGGCAGCTGAGGCGGTTGATGCGTGGACCCGGCAAGGTAGCTTTTTACCTGGATTCGGAACACGATCATGCGGTCATCGAACACATTCTGCCCCATCTCAATTTTCCTTTTGACCTGGTGGCCCGCAACCTGAAGGTGGCATCTGCCCTGAGGAAAAGAGGCATTGCAGTAAAAACCTGGCCAGTATTTCCCCCCGCGGTCATTATGGCCCGCCACGCCCTTCACAGGTTCCCGATCAAAGCGGTCAGGAAAGCCGGGCTGAAACATGGGCCCCATTTCTTCAAGAAAATGATCAGGGCGGAGAAATTCAATGCCTTCGACCTGTTTATCTTCATCTCGGAGAACGAGGTCGGAACCGCCAAAAAAAACGGAGTTAGGGTTGGTGTAGCGGGGGGATACCCCCGCCTCGATGCTTTCTCCCATCCCAAAACCATTGCATTGAGTGAAAAGATCCTTAAGCAGCCCGGTTTTGATTCCAGTAAAAAGACCCTATTGTTTACCGCTACCTGGGATCAGTCGGGGATGAGCGCGGTCGACCGCTGGATCGATGAGCTTCAGGGTCTTAAAGAGCGGTTTAACCTTCTGGTTAGTCTTCATCCTATGATGTCTGAAGAGCAGTTGCGAAAAGCCAAAGCGGTTCCCGGGATCTTCCTTGCCAGCCCTGAAGACTTGCCTGCCTGTATGCTTGCC is a window encoding:
- a CDS encoding glycosyltransferase; the encoded protein is MRILFIRVIGKKKFGGGERWVVNTAIALRDRGHQVTVAGRKGGILLWEAAAKELDVLPFHLNALNRLLKTIQLAGFMRKQKVDVVICMSRELSVAGLAARFGGKPAVVRRASSPPSKNSWKIRLRARLFVDGVVTNTATIRDAYEKMGLAEDDFIKVIYNGVLIDDQTPAYDFSKEFPGRTIALCVGRAVADKGYFYLVDALPAIQKACPELLFYVIGDGKDLDRLRQYAKEKGVEHSIHFAGYIHQPVSYYKACDLFVHPSLYEGMPNAPMEAMAYGKPVIMTRVDGAEELSQGGRHAVLIPPADADAISREVIHAMQQPDKMHSMGEAAKTFVREQFGREARITELEQFILERLEKKRRQKKQA
- a CDS encoding CDP-glycerol glycerophosphotransferase family protein, with the protein product MVVTGILLKFPYWLGWQLRRLMRGPGKVAFYLDSEHDHAVIEHILPHLNFPFDLVARNLKVASALRKRGIAVKTWPVFPPAVIMARHALHRFPIKAVRKAGLKHGPHFFKKMIRAEKFNAFDLFIFISENEVGTAKKNGVRVGVAGGYPRLDAFSHPKTIALSEKILKQPGFDSSKKTLLFTATWDQSGMSAVDRWIDELQGLKERFNLLVSLHPMMSEEQLRKAKAVPGIFLASPEDLPACMLAADFLIGDTSSVLAEFCALDKPIITFRVDTGRRLSSEIRQMISEISLQIDKLEELDQAILRYQENPQLKQSERQRWNKIFFDNPSGSHGKKVAAILNQWVQTAV